Proteins encoded in a region of the Pseudomonas sp. GOM7 genome:
- the glgA gene encoding glycogen synthase GlgA → MASAAAPARLQPEPHLPAAAKSPLRMQSQHPQRKRVLFVTSEFADLVKCGGLGDVSAALPRALSPQHDIRILIPGYRQVLESGRPIRIVGQMPGLAALPPCRIGRMDLADGLIVYVLLNAELYDREGTPYVDPQGHDWADNHIRFARLGLAAAEMAAGNADIQWRPELVHANDWPAAMAPAYMAWQQVKVPTLLTVHNLAYQGLCDMACSSELAVPMEACGMDGMEFHGRLSFLKAGIAYCSHVTTVSRRYALEITTERLGCGLHGMLRRKMASGQLSGIVNGIDESWQPQGDPHLVQGFAPRDWAGKQANAEHVAQWLGLEGNGPLFAVVSRMVQQKGIDLTLAVAEHIVAHGGRIAAIGLGEPALEAAMADLGRRHPGRIGVHIGFTEGAARRIYAGSDFLLMPSRFEPCGLSQMYAQRYASLPIARRTGGLADTIDDGVSGFLFDEAEVEDYRAAIDRALQVHAHPELLEAMRCRAMQAPLYWQQAVQPYDRLYQRLLSHTHARREAC, encoded by the coding sequence ATGGCAAGCGCTGCAGCCCCCGCCCGACTACAACCCGAGCCCCACCTTCCGGCAGCCGCCAAATCGCCACTGCGCATGCAGAGCCAGCATCCACAGCGCAAGCGCGTACTGTTCGTCACCTCCGAGTTCGCTGACCTGGTCAAATGCGGCGGCCTCGGCGATGTCTCCGCTGCACTGCCACGGGCACTGTCGCCCCAGCACGACATCCGCATCCTCATCCCGGGCTACCGCCAGGTGCTCGAGAGCGGTCGGCCCATTCGTATCGTCGGCCAGATGCCGGGCCTGGCGGCCCTGCCGCCGTGCCGCATCGGGCGCATGGATCTGGCGGATGGCTTGATCGTCTACGTGCTGCTCAACGCCGAGCTGTACGACCGCGAAGGCACCCCCTACGTCGACCCACAGGGCCATGACTGGGCCGACAACCACATCCGCTTCGCCCGCCTGGGCCTGGCGGCGGCCGAGATGGCCGCCGGCAATGCCGATATCCAGTGGCGACCGGAACTGGTGCATGCCAATGATTGGCCCGCGGCCATGGCACCGGCCTACATGGCCTGGCAGCAGGTCAAGGTTCCGACACTGCTCACCGTGCATAATCTGGCCTATCAGGGCCTGTGCGACATGGCCTGCAGCAGCGAGCTGGCGGTTCCCATGGAGGCCTGCGGCATGGACGGCATGGAATTCCATGGCCGGCTGTCGTTTCTCAAGGCCGGTATCGCCTATTGCAGCCATGTCACCACGGTCAGCCGGCGCTACGCCTTGGAGATCACCACCGAGCGGCTCGGCTGCGGGCTCCACGGCATGCTGCGCCGCAAGATGGCGAGCGGCCAGTTGAGCGGTATCGTCAACGGCATCGACGAAAGCTGGCAGCCACAGGGCGACCCGCACCTGGTGCAAGGCTTCGCCCCGCGCGACTGGGCCGGCAAACAGGCCAATGCCGAGCATGTGGCGCAGTGGCTGGGGCTCGAAGGCAATGGGCCGCTGTTCGCGGTGGTCTCGCGCATGGTGCAGCAGAAAGGCATCGACCTGACCCTGGCGGTGGCCGAGCATATCGTCGCTCATGGTGGCCGCATCGCCGCCATCGGCCTGGGCGAGCCGGCCCTGGAAGCCGCCATGGCTGACCTGGGCCGACGTCATCCCGGACGCATCGGCGTGCACATCGGCTTCACCGAGGGCGCGGCGCGGCGCATCTATGCCGGCAGCGACTTCTTGCTCATGCCCTCGCGCTTCGAGCCTTGCGGCCTCAGCCAGATGTATGCCCAGCGTTACGCCTCGCTGCCCATCGCCCGGCGCACCGGCGGTCTGGCCGACACCATCGACGATGGTGTCAGCGGCTTTCTCTTCGACGAAGCCGAGGTGGAGGATTACCGCGCGGCCATCGACCGCGCCCTGCAGGTGCATGCCCACCCCGAACTGCTGGAGGCGATGCGTTGCCGGGCCATGCAAGCCCCCCTGTACTGGCAGCAGGCGGTGCAGCCCTATGACCGCCTCTACCAACGCCTGCTGAGCCACACCCATGCGCGCCGGGAAGCGTGCTGA
- a CDS encoding CinA family protein produces the protein MDSVEQVVNFLRKYKLRLSTAESCTAGLIAAMVADVPGSGAVLDCGFVVYSPEAKQRCLGISAQTIERYGLTSEEVAREMALGMLQRSNADIALANTGLAEAEDERDGLQCIACAIRLHQHEGIVSETLQFSGERNEVRAATARYALLQLPYYYERLRAT, from the coding sequence ATGGACAGTGTCGAGCAGGTGGTGAATTTTCTGCGCAAGTACAAGCTGCGCCTGAGCACGGCGGAATCCTGCACCGCCGGGCTGATCGCCGCCATGGTGGCGGATGTGCCCGGCAGCGGCGCGGTGCTCGACTGCGGCTTCGTGGTCTATTCGCCCGAGGCCAAGCAGCGCTGCCTCGGCATATCGGCGCAGACCATCGAGCGCTACGGGCTGACCAGTGAAGAAGTGGCGCGGGAAATGGCCCTGGGCATGCTGCAACGCAGCAACGCCGACATCGCCCTGGCCAATACCGGGCTGGCCGAAGCCGAGGACGAGCGCGATGGCTTGCAATGCATCGCTTGCGCCATCCGCCTGCACCAGCACGAAGGCATCGTCAGCGAAACGCTGCAGTTCAGCGGCGAGCGCAACGAGGTGCGTGCGGCAACGGCGCGCTACGCCCTGCTGCAACTGCCGTATTACTACGAGCGCCTGCGTGCTACCTGA
- a CDS encoding DUF4142 domain-containing protein, with product MRPFKPLSLLALLALALFAVGSLQAADQVEAIDTEDFVEEASAKGIAEIEAAKLALEKARSEDVKGFAQMMIDDHGRANQQLKELAQRKNLDVSDDAELMNKAKAMVLKMRDEDSFDKAYMNNQVAAHQETIELFKRGVNVEDQDIAAFARETLPKLEKHLERAQRINGELPEN from the coding sequence CTGTTTGCCGTTGGTAGCCTGCAGGCTGCCGATCAGGTCGAGGCGATCGACACCGAGGACTTCGTCGAGGAAGCCTCGGCCAAAGGCATCGCCGAGATCGAGGCGGCCAAGCTGGCGTTGGAAAAAGCCCGTAGCGAAGACGTCAAGGGCTTCGCCCAGATGATGATCGACGACCACGGTCGGGCCAATCAGCAGCTCAAGGAACTGGCCCAGCGCAAGAACCTGGACGTGTCCGACGATGCCGAGCTGATGAACAAGGCCAAGGCCATGGTGTTGAAGATGCGTGACGAGGACAGCTTCGACAAGGCCTACATGAACAACCAGGTCGCCGCCCACCAGGAGACCATCGAGCTGTTCAAGCGTGGCGTGAACGTGGAGGATCAGGACATCGCCGCCTTCGCCCGGGAAACCCTGCCCAAGCTCGAGAAGCACCTGGAGCGGGCTCAGCGCATCAACGGTGAACTGCCCGAGAACTGA